CCGTCGGCGGAGCTCACCATCAAGCAGATCCAGGACCAAATCCCCGCCAAGTACTTTGAGCGCTCGGCGGTGTGGGGCATGTACTACGTCTTCCGCGACATTTGTCAGCTGCTTGTGGTGCACTGCATCATGTACCTCGCGGTGATGCCAGCGCTGGCTGGTCTTGAAAGCCGTATGTACGAagccgctggcgccaccTGGGTAAGCTGGGCGCTCGTCAGCGCGGTGAAGCTGGCTGCGTGGAACGTGTTTTGGTTCGTGCAGGGCCTCAACGGCACTGCTCTATGGGTGCTCGCCCACGAGTGCGGTCACCAAGCCTTCAGCCCGTACCGTTCGCTGAACAACGCAGTtggccttctcctccactcATCCGTTCTCGTCCCATACCACAGCTGGCGCATCACCCACGGCAACcaccacaaacacacaaaccACCTCACCAAGGATACGGTGTTCGTGCCGCGCAAGGAGAGCAAGGTGATCGACCTCCTCGAGGAGACGCCGCTGGTGATGGTGACTAACATGCTGATCATGTTTATTTTCGGCTGGCCAGGGTACCTGTTGTTCAATGTGGCGAGTCAGGACTACGGTCGCCGAGCCAACCACTTCGAGCCTTCGTCGCCGCTCTTTCGCAAGGAGGACGCGCACGATATTGTGCTGTCCGACATCGGCATCTTCGCCGCACTCACCGTTTTGGGCCTCTGCACCTACCAGTACGGCGCCCACAACGTCTTTTGCTGGTACGTCGTGCCGTACATGTGGGTGAACTTCTGGCTGCTCTACATCACCTACCTCCAGCACACCGACATCCGCATCCCGCATTACAACCACGAGCACTGGACGTTtgtgcgcggcgccgttgcggcAGTGGACCGCGACTACGGCTTCCTCATGAACAACTGGCTGCACCACATCAACGACTCCCACGTCGTGCACCACCTCTTCAGCCAGATGCCCTTCTACCACGCAATTCAGGTGACGCGCCACCACATCAAAGCCATCCTCGGCGACAACTACGTGGAGGACAGGCGCCCGCTCATTGACGCACTCTGCACGAGCTGGAAGGAGTGCGCCTACGTCGTCCCGTCCGAAGGCGTCAGCGTCTTTTACGGCTTCAACAAGAAGCGCGCGTAATTTGGAGGAGATGCAGACTTAGTCCACATCCCTCCCCTGGCGTGCCACAGGAGCTATTTCCCTCCGCTTTTTTTCCTCACTTCCAATCCTTCTATCGCTGCGCACTTCTCTCTGACCCTCACGCCGCATGCTGCAAGTTTGCATGCGCCTGCGACatcgcaaaaaaaaaagtgctGAGATCGGTGAAGAGAAGATCGGCTTATGTGAGCATCGAATGGCGAGGCCCGGCGCCTTTCGATACTGTCAGTGGGAGAATGCATAATAACTTTTTTGCCTTTTCTAGCATAGCCTTTCTGAGGTAGTGAGTGACGGAAAGACTGCTTCGCGTCTGCACATTTTACCCTATTTTCTTATTTGTTTCAGAATTTAGTGCTCCACTTTCCTCTTTTGTCTGCCTTT
This genomic stretch from Leishmania infantum JPCM5 genome chromosome 33 harbors:
- a CDS encoding delta-12 fatty acid desaturase — encoded protein: MKSVLKAGLKKDVDVRVPSAELTIKQIQDQIPAKYFERSAVWGMYYVFRDICQLLVVHCIMYLAVMPALAGLESRMYEAAGATWVSWALVSAVKLAAWNVFWFVQGLNGTALWVLAHECGHQAFSPYRSLNNAVGLLLHSSVLVPYHSWRITHGNHHKHTNHLTKDTVFVPRKESKVIDLLEETPLVMVTNMLIMFIFGWPGYLLFNVASQDYGRRANHFEPSSPLFRKEDAHDIVLSDIGIFAALTVLGLCTYQYGAHNVFCWYVVPYMWVNFWLLYITYLQHTDIRIPHYNHEHWTFVRGAVAAVDRDYGFLMNNWLHHINDSHVVHHLFSQMPFYHAIQVTRHHIKAILGDNYVEDRRPLIDALCTSWKECAYVVPSEGVSVFYGFNKKRA